One stretch of Paracoccus liaowanqingii DNA includes these proteins:
- a CDS encoding GMC oxidoreductase: protein MKDVADKTWDVIIVGAGLGGGLCGRALAEAGLSVLFVEQGPATPRQAENGQETEHEDPFARLMYGSWPLPVESTVNGETTTAYGSQGVGIGGTSAFYAAALEQPERHDFETTPEMPHPTGGWPVGHDEFQPWYDRARQLMCINGGQDPLGDPVTGLATPRPLSPRDAALGKALEGVGLHPYRAQLGIRQVEGCMECIGRKCPRDCKMDGRSAGVLPALATGRAEVLHGARALALTGQGRTVTGLRVLRDGAELELQGRAVVLAAGALASPRLLMASGTDAWPQGGADSSGLVGRGLMFHINERIAIWPPRDAPPPSPGPLKTFSLRDFYAHKGDRMGLFQSLGLPADYGNILYVLHERYDASMLGSLGMGREFMRIPALIAARMLGEARVFAGILEDLADDANRVRFDPDRPEMLLYDYTMSDELMARRKRFRRLLKARLKGVRSMWLNHTPELNIAHPCGTLRFSDDPKRGVLDRDCRAHDLDNLYAVDGSFMPSSTGVNPGLTIVANALRVAEAMTRRLKEQT, encoded by the coding sequence ATGAAGGATGTCGCGGACAAGACTTGGGATGTGATCATCGTCGGCGCGGGCCTGGGCGGGGGCCTCTGCGGTCGCGCCCTGGCCGAGGCCGGGCTGTCGGTCCTGTTTGTCGAGCAGGGCCCCGCCACGCCCCGCCAGGCCGAGAACGGTCAGGAGACCGAGCACGAGGATCCCTTCGCCCGCCTGATGTATGGCAGCTGGCCGCTGCCGGTCGAATCCACCGTGAACGGCGAGACGACGACCGCCTACGGCTCGCAGGGCGTGGGCATCGGCGGCACCTCGGCCTTCTACGCGGCAGCGCTGGAACAGCCCGAGCGGCACGATTTCGAGACGACGCCCGAGATGCCCCATCCGACCGGCGGCTGGCCGGTGGGTCATGACGAGTTCCAGCCCTGGTACGACCGGGCGCGGCAGCTGATGTGCATCAATGGCGGTCAGGATCCCTTGGGCGATCCGGTGACGGGGCTGGCCACACCCCGCCCGCTGTCGCCGCGCGACGCGGCCTTGGGAAAGGCGCTGGAAGGCGTCGGGCTGCACCCCTATCGCGCGCAGCTGGGCATCCGGCAGGTCGAGGGCTGCATGGAATGCATCGGGCGCAAATGCCCACGCGACTGCAAGATGGACGGCCGCTCGGCGGGCGTGCTGCCCGCGCTGGCCACCGGCCGGGCCGAGGTGCTGCACGGCGCCCGGGCGCTGGCCCTGACCGGGCAGGGACGCACCGTGACCGGCCTGCGCGTCCTGCGCGACGGCGCCGAACTGGAGTTGCAGGGCCGGGCGGTGGTGCTGGCGGCCGGCGCCTTGGCCTCGCCGCGCCTCCTGATGGCCTCGGGCACCGACGCCTGGCCGCAGGGCGGCGCGGATTCCAGCGGGCTGGTGGGCCGGGGACTGATGTTCCACATCAACGAACGCATCGCCATCTGGCCGCCGCGCGACGCCCCGCCGCCCTCGCCCGGGCCGCTCAAGACCTTCTCGCTGCGCGACTTCTATGCCCACAAGGGCGACCGCATGGGGCTGTTCCAGTCGCTCGGCCTGCCCGCCGATTACGGCAACATCCTCTATGTCCTGCACGAGCGCTACGACGCCTCGATGCTGGGCAGCTTGGGGATGGGACGCGAGTTCATGCGCATCCCCGCGCTGATCGCCGCGCGCATGCTGGGCGAGGCGCGCGTCTTCGCCGGCATCCTTGAGGATCTGGCCGACGACGCCAACCGCGTCCGCTTCGACCCGGACCGACCCGAGATGCTGCTTTACGACTACACGATGTCGGACGAGCTGATGGCGCGGCGCAAGCGCTTCCGGCGGCTGCTCAAGGCCAGGCTGAAAGGAGTGCGGTCCATGTGGCTGAACCACACGCCCGAACTCAACATCGCCCATCCCTGCGGCACGCTGCGCTTTTCCGACGACCCCAAGCGGGGCGTGCTGGACCGCGACTGCCGGGCGCATGACCTGGACAACCTCTATGCGGTGGATGGCAGCTTCATGCCCAGTTCCACCGGGGTCAATCCGGGGCTGACCATCGTGGCCAACGCCCTGCGCGTGGCCGAGGCCATGACCCGCCGCCTGAAGGAGCAGACGTGA
- a CDS encoding SDR family NAD(P)-dependent oxidoreductase: MRADMTASPVLRHRATGTCLAAGGRQVAVITGAGLGLGRALSVELTRRGIHVAGIGRDPCHLAQTGDLCVPGQFTALRGDVSQPGPMRELAAQVEAQVGPVSIVVNNAAIYRRQDFLGAVAEEVVDHVMVNTCGPINVTAAFMPGMLDRGRGRIINVSSFAGGNPLPGSLGYTVSKAGARVFSQALTVELARRMPHITVTEWIPGIMATRTGRPSGIPPETVAAWGATLALDDSPDLHGAIFLCDAEMLPPRSLRRRVKDALLLKPSRRPRILAPAMAPAPALADPRTGDPE; encoded by the coding sequence ATGCGCGCCGACATGACGGCCAGCCCCGTGCTGCGGCACCGCGCGACCGGGACCTGCCTCGCCGCCGGCGGACGGCAGGTGGCGGTGATCACCGGCGCGGGCCTGGGCCTGGGCCGCGCGCTGTCGGTCGAGCTGACCCGGCGGGGCATCCATGTCGCGGGCATCGGACGCGACCCCTGCCATCTGGCCCAGACCGGCGATCTGTGCGTGCCCGGCCAGTTCACGGCGCTGCGCGGCGATGTCAGCCAGCCCGGCCCGATGCGCGAGCTGGCCGCGCAGGTCGAGGCACAGGTCGGCCCGGTCTCGATCGTGGTCAACAACGCCGCGATCTATCGCCGCCAGGATTTCCTGGGCGCCGTCGCGGAAGAGGTCGTGGACCACGTGATGGTCAACACCTGCGGCCCGATCAATGTCACGGCGGCCTTCATGCCCGGCATGCTGGATCGCGGGCGGGGCCGGATCATCAACGTCTCCAGCTTCGCGGGCGGCAATCCCCTGCCGGGCAGCCTGGGCTATACGGTGTCCAAGGCGGGGGCGCGGGTCTTTTCCCAGGCCCTGACGGTCGAGCTGGCCCGCCGCATGCCCCATATCACCGTCACCGAATGGATCCCCGGCATCATGGCCACGCGCACCGGCCGCCCCTCGGGCATCCCGCCCGAGACGGTGGCGGCCTGGGGCGCGACCCTGGCGCTGGACGACAGCCCCGACCTGCACGGCGCGATCTTCCTCTGCGACGCCGAGATGCTGCCGCCCCGCTCGCTGCGCCGGCGCGTCAAGGACGCGCTGCTGCTGAAACCCTCCCGGCGCCCGCGCATCCTGGCCCCCGCCATGGCGCCCGCCCCCGCCCTTGCCGATCCCCGAACCGGAGACCCTGAATGA